The Tenuifilum thalassicum genome includes the window ACCGGCGACCTTCCCGATTGCATCGGGACGCTCTTTCCTTTTCCCCTTTGACCTGGTTCCCCAACCTGTCAAACTCATCACATAAAAGTCCAGCATTTGGAACCAGCACCCGATAAAAAAAGCCCGCAAACCTTTATCGATTGCGAGCCTTAATCCTTGTAGCGAGAGCTGGGATTGAACCGGCGACCTTCCCGATTGCATCGGGACGCTCTTTCCTTTTCCCCTTTGACCTGGTTCCCCAACCTGTCAAACTCATCACATAAAAGTCCAGTATTTGGAACCAGCATCCGATAAAAAAAGCCCGCAAACCTTTACTGTTTGCGAGCCTCAAACCTTGTAGCGAGAGCCGGGATTGAACCGGCGACCTCATGATTATGAATCATGCGCTCTAACCAACTGAGCTACCTCGCCATCATTTATTGAGGTACTTAAGTCGTACCCTTTTAAATTTTGCGGTGCAAAAATAGATATTTTTTAAAAACAAAAAAATATTTTATTCCAATAAAACACATACTTTTTTTCCAAATTTTGAGTTTTAAACACAAGATGTTGATAAATAAACAATTCGAACACATTGATATTTAATTTCTTTTTATAAATTGCAAGAAAGCTATTTAATAGTCATAATGTACCGTTTTCCACTTAAGGGAAAATTTAAATTAAAATGTTTGTATATGAAAGGGACGACAAAAACAGGCAATAAGGTGGAACTCGAATTTCCGATAAACACATCTCCAGGAATACTTTTCAAGAGGCTTTGCACGCCACATGGACTTTCCGAGTGGTTTGCCGACGATGTTAACCTATCAGGTAACATTTTCACATTTTTTTGGGATGGCGATACAAGAAAGGCCGAACTTGTTGACAAAAAAGAAAACAAATGTGTTAAGTTCAAGTGGCTAAACGACGATGAGCATGAAAGCGAAGGAATGCTTATTTTCAAATTGCAAACTGATGAGCTCACAGGCGAAACGTCGTTAACAGTCATAGAAGAGATTCCAGATGATGAGGATGTAGATGAGACTATATCGCTCTGGAATCACCAAATTGGCGAACTTAAAAGATTGATTGGCGCATAGGCAAACTCCAAACTTTATCACTTTCTCATTCGTTTAAAAACATTACATTTGTAGTGTTTTAAAATGAGATTTAAGTGAAAACTCTTCATCGCTTTATTCTTAAGTCCTATATTGGGCCGCTGGTAATGACTTTCTTCATTACCATGTTTGTACTTCTTATGCAATTTCTGTGGCGATACATCGATGACCTTGTCGGGAAAGGGTTAGAATGGGATGTGATTGCCGAGTTGCTCTTATATGCTTCGGCGGGTTTAGTGCCTATGGCCCTTCCACTTGCTACTCTTTTGGCGTCGCTTATGACCATGGGAAATCTTGGTGAGAACAATGAGTTGTTAGCCATGAAATCCGCTGGAATTTCATTACCTCGAATCCTCTCGCCGCTTATCGTATTAACTATAGCAATTAGTATTGGCGCCTTTTTCTTTTCCAACAATGTTTTGCCTTACACAAATCTAAAAATATCAACATTACTCTATTCTGTAAAACAACAGAAACCTGAACTCATAATCAAGGAAGGCGTTTTCACTAATTTGATTGAAGGATACAGCATTAAGGTTAGTGAACGAGACCAAAAGACTGGTCTATTGCGTAGAATATTAATTTATGAGCACAAAAACGAAAACACCAACACCACTGTTACTTATGCCGATTCTGGGTATATGCAACCAACGGCAGACCAAAAATTCTTAGTTGCAACACTATTTAATGGAAACACATACAAAGAAGTTCGAGATAAAAGCAAAAATTTATACCAACAAAAGCAGAAGTTGCCCGCCCAACACCAAAAATTCGAAAAGCAAGTACTGATTTTTGAACTAAAAGGTTTTAAGCTTGAACGCGCCGATGAGAACTTTTTTAAAGATAGCTATCAAACCCAAAATATAAAACAGCTTCAAAAAGTTGAAGATTCTTTAAAACAAGCTTTTAATACCCAAATAAAATTATTCTCGCAAAATATAATTCGTAATAGCATATTCCGAAATCCTTACTGGCTAAATCGCGACTCTACGAAAAAAGTCAAGATAAAACTAGATGTTGATTCTTTGTACAACACGTTAAAACCAGAAGAAAAAATTAGAGCCATTGAACGCGCCATCGATAATGCGCGATCAACTAAAAGCTATATTTCATCGTCAAAGGATGAGTTTTACTACAAGCAAAAGTATATTGCTAGACATAAGATAGAATGGAATAGAAAATTCACCCTATCGTTTGCATGCTTTGTCTTTTTCTTCATTGGAGCACCTTTAGGTGCAATAATTAGAAAAGGAGGATTAGGAACGCCTGTTGTTATTTCGGTTATATTCTTCATCTTCTACTATATAATTAATCTAACTGGTGAGAAATTTGCCCGTGAACTGATTTGGGACCCAAATCTAGGCATGTGGGTTTCATCGTTCATCCTTTTACCACTAGGCATATTCCTTTCATATAAGGCAACAACCGATTCAGTTATTATGAATGCTGATTTTTACATCGACAAAATAAAGAAAGTGCTAAACATCTTGAAGTTTTTTTTAAAAGCGTAAAACCCACAATGAATATTTTAGTTATTTCACACAAACCACCCTACCCCCCTGTTGATGGAGGCACTTTAGCCACACTAAACATGTGCATTGGACTAGCAAAAGCAGGGAATAGGGTAACTGTACTTACCCTTAGCTCTCAAAAACATCCTAGTTCCCTTGACATAATACCCGACCATATTCAAAATCTTATAAACTTTGAGATTGTTCACACTACTATAAAAACAAATATCCCAGGCTACATTAGAAACTTTCTTTTTTCTAAACGACCATACAACATCGAACGATATATAAGCCTATCGTTCAAAAGGCTGCTAATAAAAAACCTCAAGAACCAGGACTACCAAGTTGTTCAGATTGAAGGATTATACCTCTACCCCTATTTAAAAACGATAAGGAGACACTTCAAAGGCCTTATTTCCATAAGAACACACAACGTAGAGCATCAAATTTGGGATAAAATTGAAAAAAATGAGAATAGTAAGCCAAGGCAGCTCTACTTTAAATTCTTAGCCAAACGCCTTGCTCGAATAGAGCATAAGCTGTCAAAAATGGTTGATGCCTTAGTGTCCATTACTGAACCCGACAGGCAATGGTTTATAAATAACGGTTTCACCAAACCATCAATCACAATTCCTGTTGGCTACTTTACTGATGATATTACTAGTGACGCAGACCCAGTTGATTTTCCATCCATTTGCTATATTGGAGCACTCGATTGGTTACCAAATATCGAAGGGCTTAAGTGGTTTTTAGATTGGGTATGGCCTATAATTCAAGCAGAAATTCCTGGAATTGAATTTCACATTGCAGGAAGGAATGCGCCTGAGGATTTTGCTGAACGATTAATGATTGAGCGTAATATTATTTTTCATGGACAGGTAGCAAGTGCCTCTGCATTTTTAAGTAGATGCCCAATAATGATAGTCCCACTACTCTCTGGTAGCGGTCTTAGGATTAAAATAATAGAAGGCATGCACCTTAATAGAACCATAATAGCAACTAGCATTGCGGTTAAAGGTATAGATGTGAAACACAAGGAACATCTTCTTATTGCTGATAAACCAGAAGAGTTTGCACACGCTGTATGCTCCGTTATTAACGACCCCTCATTTGGCAAACAGCTTGGCAAAAACGCATTGGAGTATGCCAAATCAAATTTCGATGCAGTAAAATTGGCGCATGAGCTCACTAACTTTTACGAAAAGATATTGCAATGATAATTGAATATCTATTCTGGACTGGAATTTTTATAATAGCTTACACCTATTTTGGTTACCCTCTTCTTTTAGGTTCTTTCTGCGCTCTTAAAAAAGTTTTAGCCAGCAGCAACAAAAATAATAACAACTCTGAACTCCCTCCCGTTACAATTGTAACCGCTGCCTACAACGAAGAGAATCATGTAGAATCAAAAATAGAAAACAACAATCAGATAGACTATCCCAAAGACAAGATTACTCAGCTTTGGGTTGAGAATGGCAGCACAGACAAAACACTCACCCTTCTTAAGAAACATAGCGATATCGTGCTAATTACAACGAAAGAACGACTTGGGAAAGCAGAGTCGCTTAACAACGCCGTACAGAAAATCAATACGCCCATTGTAATTCTAACCGATGCAAACACAACACTTTCGAAAAATTCAGTAAAAGATTTAGTTAAACACTTCACAAACCCCAAAGTAGGTTGTGTTGCAGGGCGGAAAATGGTGAAATGGAGCAAAGAAGATTCATCGGCATCAAAGGGTGAAGGTTTCTACTGGATTTTTGAGTCCTTTTTGAAAAAAATGGAATCGTGCACTGGGACCACAATATCGGGTGCAGGGGAACTTTATGCAATTAGAACAGAACTTTTCAAAACAATCGATTCAGATACAATACTAGATGATTTTGCTGTATCGTCAAAAATAATTGAACAGGGTTACCAAATTAAATATGAGCCCAATGCAATTGCTCAAGAATCTGGCTCATTGACCATTGAAGATGAGCGAAAAAGAAAAATCAGGATTGCAGCAGGAAGTTTCCAGCTATTAAGCCGGCACCTTTCAAGCCTGATATCAAAACAAAACATCGACGTAAGTTTTAAATTCATATCTCATAAACTATTAAGATGGATTGCTGTTCCTCCCTTCTTGATTCTTCTTCCTGTTCTTAACGCATTCATTATAGCCATGCAAAATGAGTTAAATGCTATTTATATATTTTCAATGTTCCTATTCGGTATATTTTACCTTTGGGTTTTAGTAGGCTTTATATTAAGGAACAAAAAATCTGTTCCTCCAATCATTATATTGCCTTATTATGGTTTTATGATGAACATTTCAATGTTTGAAGGATTTATAAGATATCTCGGAGGGAAACAGAACTATTTGTGGGAAAAGGCAAACCGAAAAGTTGATAAGTTGTAGAATAAAATTCGAATCAATAAACTAATTTTGCAGAGTTAAAAAAATAAGGAAATAACAGGCAGCGTAATGACAAACAATAGAGAAATCAAATTAAACACAATTGACGAAGCCCTTGAAGAGCTACGAAATGGCAGGGTAATAATAGTAGTAGACGATGAAGATAGAGAAAATGAAGGCGATTTTATAGCTGCTGCCGAACTGATTACCCCAGAGATAATAAATTTCATGGCCAAACATGGCCGTGGTTTAATATGTGCATCGCTGCCTGAGAAACGTTGCGACGAGCTTGATTTAGAGCTAATGGTAGGGAGGAACACAGCATTACACCACACCGCATTTACTGTTTCTGTTGACCTAATTGGCCATGGATGTACAACTGGCATTTCTGCATCGGACAGAGCAAAAACGATAAAAGCCTTAGTTGATCCTAAAACCAAACCCGAGGATTTAGCACGCCCTGGCCATATTTTTCCTTTAAGAGCCAAAGAGAAAGGAGTTCTACGTAGGGCGGGGCACACCGAAGCAGCCGTTGACCTTACAGAACTTGCCGGTTTAACACCTGGCGGTGTTTTGGTCGAAATAATGAATGATGATGGTACTATGGCCCGCCTTCCACAACTAATGGAGGTAGCCCAAAAGTTCAACTTGAAAATAGTTTCAATCAAAGACCTTATCAGCTATCGGTTAAGATTCGACAGTATTGTTGAAAAAGGGGTAAAGGTAAAACTACCAACCGAGTTTGGCGATTTTTCTCTTATTCCCTTTAAGCAAAAGTCGAACGGGTTGGAACACGTTGCTCTAATAAAAGGAGATTGGGAACCCGATGAGGCTGTTTTGGTTAGGGTACACTCATCATGCGTAACCGGTGACATATTTGGCTCCTACCGCTGCGATTGCGGCCCTCAACTTCACGAAGCAATGAAGATGATAGACAAGGAGGGTAAAGGAGTACTTGTTTATCTCAACCAAGAAGGTAGGGGAATAGGACTATTCAACAAGATACACGCATACAAGCTTCAAGAGGAAGGACTGGATACGGTTGATGCGAATGTGGAACTTGGCTTCCAACCCGATGAGCGCGACTATGGGGTTGGCGCTAGCATTTTACGTGAAGTTGGTGTAAAAAAAATGCGCCTTATAACAAACAATCCGAAGAAGATGACTGGACTTGAAGGCTACGGGCTTCAAGTAGTGGAAAATATTCCCCTAGTAATTCCCCCAAATCCTTTCAACGAGTTCTACCTAAAAACGAAACATGAGCGCATGGGGCATATTAATCTGTTTAATCACAAAAAAGATTAGTTCAAATGCCACAAGCAACTTTCCCTCGCATTGTTTACATGGGGACACCCGACTTTGCAGTTGAACCCTTAAAAGAGATTTTAGAATCTGGCTATAATGTTTCTGCTGTTGTAACCGTACCCGACAAGCCAGCAGGTCGTGGTTTAAAGTTTAAACCATCGCCAGTTAAAACATTCGCACAGGAAAAGAACCTACCTATTCTTCAACCCTCAAAATTAAAAGACCCAGATTTTATTAACGAGCTAAAAAAGATAAATCCCGATATTATTGTTGTTGTTGCATTCCGGATGCTTCCAAAGGAAGTATGGCAACTACCTAAAATTGGAACATTTAACCTTCATGCATCGCTTCTCCCTCAATACAGAGGCGCCGCACCAATTAACTGGGCAATAATTAACGGAGAAACACAAACAGGCGTTACTACCTTTTTACTTGATGAACAGATTGACACAGGCAACATTCTATTACAAGAAGTTGTACCTATTTCTGAAGATGAATCAGCAGGGGAACTACATGACAAGCTAATGCTAGTTGGCTCAAAACTGGTTGTAGAAACCATTAATCTTTTAGCTAAAGGTGATTATAAACCTATTCCGCAAAGCCAAATATCAGTTGAGGGTGAAATTAAATCGGCGCCAAAAATTTTCAAGGAGACTTGCAAGATAGATTGGGATAGTCCTGTATCAAAGATATACAACCATATAAGGGGACTTTCGCCCTACCCTGCAGCTTGGTCAGAGCTAAAAATTAAAAAGGGTGATGTAGAATCAACCACATCTATAAAAATATACTCCGCTGAAAAAACCAATTTTCACCCCTCAGCAAAACCAGGAACAATAGCAACAGACCACAAAAGTTTCATAAATGTAAATTGCTCAGACGGAGTCCTTTCTTTAAAAAGAATTCAGGTAGCCGGAAAGAAAGCGATGAATGTTGACGAGTTCCTTCGAGGCTTAAATAACACAGAGCTTATCGAAATGTTATAAAGGCTTTTTTCTTCTAAGATAAATTACATCCCCAACTTCGGGTTCTTCACCTTGTTTCATTCTATTCTTCCTGTAAAGATGTTTTAGCTTTACCCCAAACCTTTGTGATATAGAATACATTGTTTCACCTGGTTCAACGGTATGAACAGGATGCGACCTATCCGCACGCCGACGCTTTGGCTGAATATATAGCTCTTGACCTTCTCTTAGCGTTGAGTCTTTTGTTAAATCGTTATACTTATATAGTTGCCATGGCATCAAACTTAAATCCTTTGTTAAGGACTCAAAGGTATCGCCCTCTTTAACAACAATGTATTTTATTCTGTTTCGAACAAAAACTTTTCTGCTATTATAGATATCAACACTATAGCTATCAACATCTGCCAGATAGTCAGATGGAGGCGAAACCTTAACATCAACGCCCTTATCGAATCGGTACAGCTGATTATCCTCAATAATTTGAATTAAAAGATTAGCATAATTTGGGTTAGTTGCATATCCAGCCTTCTTTAAACCACGTGCCCACGCCTTATAATCTGTGGGATCTAGTTTAAAGAGAAAATCGTAGCGACTGCTCCCCCTTAGGAAAAGGCTATGATCGGTAAATGATTGCTCTGGACTACGATACTTTCTAAAACACTCTCCTTTCCTATCATCATCATGATAGATTCTCCCACCCTTCCAGTTTTTATGACACTTTATGCCAAAATGGTTGTTTGCCTTTACTGCAAGAGTACTATTGCCATTATCACTCTCAAGTAGAGCTTGAGCAAGAGTAATACTTGCTGGAACTCCATATTTTTTCATATTTTGAATGGCAATATAAGAGTACCTACTTATATACTCTTCACGAGAAATCTTTTTCTGGGCTAATGCAGCCGTGAAAAAACCTGTAAGCAACAAAAATATTCCAAGAGAACGAATCAACCGAACCATTTCTAACTACTATAAATCAACACCTAACAACATAAATTGCTCCCATAGCTTATCATTGGGAGGATCAGCGACTATTCTGATAGCGTCACCGCTAATGGGATGCGTAAAAGCAAAAATTCTGGAATGAAGATTTATACCACCATCAGGATTTGAACGAGGGTACCCATATTTTAAGTCCCCACGTATTGGGCAGCCTATCTTGGATAGTTGGGCTCTAATCTGATGATGACGGCCAGTAATTAGGTTAATAGAAAGCAAGTAGTAGTTTTGTGTCCTACCAACCAGTTCATACTCTAGTCTTGCAATTTTTGAGCCCTTCACATCACGATGATAGGCATAAGATTTATTCTTTTTACTATCTCGAAGAATGTAATGAACAAGCGTATCGGAATCCTTTGGTGGCATATTTTTTACTATGGCCCAATATTTCTTTTGAATTTTGCCTTCCTGAAACAGATTATTAATTCTACTTAAGCCCTTGCTTGTTTTAGCAAATAGCACCACTCCGCTAACAGGTCTATCAATCCTGTGGGTTACCTCAAGAAAAACCCTTCCTGGCTTTGAATCGCGCTCCTTAATGAACTGCTTTACTTTATCAATAAGAGGGACATCGCCAGTTTTATCGGACTGGACTATCTCACCGCATTCTTTATTTACTGCAATAAAGTGGTTATCTTCATATATTATTCTGTCGGACGATATCTTTTCTGCCATACTAATATTGTTCCTTTTCGTTAGGGAAGTCAAGAGATTTCACATCGTTTATATAGGCTTGAAAAGCCCCCATCATCTCAGCATATAGATTATGGTATCGCCTTAAAAACCTTGGAGAAAATTCTTGGTTAATACCAAGCATATCATGTGTTACTAGTACCTGACCGTCAACACCATTACCAGCTCCAATACCAATAACAGGTATTTTCAACTCAGAGGCAACTTGAGCACCAAGTTTAGCCGGAATCTTCTCTAAAACAATTGAGAAACATCCAGTTTCCTCTAACAGGTGAGCATCCTCAATAAGTTTTTTAGCTTCTGCCTCCTCTCGAGCACGGACAACATAGGTTCCAAACTTATGGATTGACTGAGGGGTTAGGCCCAAATGTCCCATAACTGGAATACCAGCCGAAAGAATTCTTTCGACAGAATCAATAATTTCAGAACCACCTTCCATTTTAACAGCATCGGCACCACTTTCCTTCATTATTCGAATAGCAGACCGCAGCGCTAATTTAGAATTGCCTTGATATGTCCCAAAGGGCATATCAACAACAACTAACGCACGCTTTACGGCCCTTACTACTGAGCTAGCATGGTAAATCATTTGGTCAAGCGTGATAGGAAGGGTAGATATATGACCAGCCATGACATTCGATGCAGAATCGCCAACAAGCAAAACATCAACCCCTGCAGCGTCGAGTATACGGGCCATTGAATAATCGTATGCCGTTAACATGGCTATTTTTTCCCCTCTTAGCTTCATCTCATGAAGTACATGAGTGGTGACAACCTTTACTTTACTTTCCGATGACATCTCAATTTATTTTATCACTCAAAGGTAAGGTATTATTTCAGTTATTATCAGCTAAATTATGAAAATTAGAACTACTGCCAAAACGACACTACCACATATATCCCTTGCATGGTAGGCAGTTCAAACCGATAAAAGCATGACAACAAAGACAAAACCTGACAGCAATTTGATAAGAATGATTTAAAAACACTGTCATCTTTACACATTTTTAGTACCAAACCCAAATGGCACAGAGATTGAACATTTAACAGCGACAAATTTGAGAAATAAATTAAGTAACCAAATAAAAAAATTTGAAACAATGAGCAAAATAATTGGAATCGACTTAGGAACAACCAACTCGTGTGTTGCCGTAATGGAAGGTAACGAGCCGGTTGTTATTACTAACAGTGAAGGAAAAAGAACTACCCCTTCTGTAGTTGCTTTTACTGACAACGGCGAGCGCAAAGTTGGTGATCCTGCTAAACGTCAAGCCATTATAAATCCACAAAAAACCATATTCTCCATTAAGCGTTTCATGGGAGAAACTTACGACAAGGTTGCACAGGTAGAGATTCCACGTGTGCCATACAAAATAGTAAAAGGAGATAACAATACACCACGTGTGGATATTGATGGCCGGTTATACACACCCCAAGAAATATCTTCAATGATTCTTCAAAAAATGAAGAAGACTGCCGAAGATTACTTGGGCCAAGAAGTGACCGAAGCAGTAATCACTGTACCTGCATACTTTAGCGACTCGCAACGTCAAGCCACAAAAGAGGCTGGAGAAATTGCTGGGCTTAAAGTACGTCGTATTATAAACGAGCCTACTGCTGCTGCTCTGGCTTATGGTCTAGATAAGCAAAACAAAGACCTTAAAGTTGCAGTTTATGACCTTGGTGGAGGTACTTTTGACATCTCTATCCTAGAACTTGGTGATGGTGTATTTGAAGTTAAATCAACTAACGGCGACACTCACCTAGGAGGTGATGACTTTGACCAAGTAATTATAGATTGGTTAGCCGAAGAGTTCCTAAAAGATGAAGGTGTTGACCTACGTAAAGACCCAATGGCTCTTCAACGCTTGAAAGAAGCTGCCGAAAAGGCCAAAATAGAGCTTTCAAGCACTACCTCAACCGAAATTAACCTTCCTTACATCATGCCTGTAAATGGCATACCAAAGCACCTTGTAAAAACTTTAACCCGCGCTCAATTTGAAAAACTTGCCGACGATCTTGTACAGCGTACAATTGAGCCTTGTAAAAAAGCCTTAGCCGATGCTGGTTTACAGCCATCAGACATTGATGAAGTGATACTTGTAGGTGGTTCAACCCGCATTCCTAAAGTTCAAGAGGTTGTTGAGAAATTCTTTGGCCGCAAACCAAATAAGAGCGTGAACCCAGATGAAGTTGTTGCAGTTGGTGCTGCTATTCAAGGAGGTGTTTTAACTGGTGAGGTTAAAGATGTTTTACTTCTTGACGTAACACCTCTTTCATTAGGTATTGAAACACTCGGAGGAGTTTTCACAAAGCTAATTGAGGCCAACACCACAATACCAACCAAGAAAACTGAGGTGTTTACCACAGCAGCAGACAACCAGCCATCAGTAGAGATACATGTTCTACAAGGTGAAAGACCGCTTGCTAAAGACAACAAGACCATTGGTCGCTTCCACCTCGATGGAATACCACCTGCCCCACGTGGCGTTCCTCAAATTGAAGTTACCTTTGACATCGACGCTAATGGTATTCTTCATGTAACAGCTAAAGACAGAGGAACTGGTAAAGAACAAAAGATTAGGATTGAAGCCTCCTCTGGCCTTTCAGAAGATGAAATCAAGCGCATGCGTGAAGAAGCAAAACGCAACGAGGAAGCAGACCGCAAAGAGAAAGAGCGCATCGAAAAAATCAATGCAGCCGATAGCTTAATCTTCCAAACTGAGAAACAGCTTAAAGAGTTTGGCGATAAGATTCCTGCCGATAAGAAAGGGCCTATAGAGGCTGCACTAGGCAAGCTAAAAGAAGCTCACAAGAGCCAAGATTTGGCTGCTATTGAAACAGCAACCAATGAGCTCAACACTGCATGGCAAGCAGCATCGGAAGAGATTTACAAAGCTCAATCCGAAGCAAATGCTAACCCAGGACAACAGGCTAACGCAGGTAGCAGCAACTCTTCGTCTGACAACGACCAAGAGGTAACCGATGTTGATTTTGAAGAAGTTAAATAACCTAACACTTTAGGTACACTAAAAAAAGAGGCTGTCTAAAAAGGCAGCCTTTTTTTATATCTTTATGGTTCTAAACAATATATTTGCATTGTAAATTAAAGTAGTTGAGATGAAAAAACTTACCACTCTATCGTTTATTATTTTATCATTTGTAGCTTTTTCGCAAAGCAACACAGAAATCAACAAGCTAGACAACCAAAATCGTAAGCAAGGATACTGGTGTAAGCATTATCGCAATGGGAAAATGGCTTATGAAGGATGGTTTGTAAATGACAAACCAGTAGGTGAATTTAAAAGATATCACGAGAATGGAGTTTTAAAGGCTTTACTCGAATACACAGAAAATTCTCCAATAGTAAAAGTTACATTTTACAACACCTCTGGAATCAAAATATCAACAGGTTTTTACAAACATCAAAAAAAGGACAGCCTTTGGCAGTACTACTCCTCAAAAGGAAACGTAATATATGAGGAGCGATATAGTAATGGATTAAAGCATGGCCGCTCAAAAAGTTACTACAAATCTGGAAAAATAAAAGAATCGGCCATGTATAGCAATGGTAAGCTAAATGGCGTTTTAGTTTTATTTTTTGAAAATGGGCAAAACAAATCGGTTATACCATACAAAAATGGGACTATTGATGGAAAAATGACTGTTTACTATCCAAACGGTAATATTAGGGTGGAAGGTCTTTATGTAAAAGGGCTAAAGGAAGGAGAATGGAAGTTGTATGCCGAAGATGGAACCCTAACACAAAAAATTAAATACAAAAAAGGAATACCTGAAAATTTTGACGAACTTGTAAAAAAGGAATCGGACTACTTAAACTCATTAATTAAAAATGCAGGTAAAATAAAAGAACCCGATATTAATGACATTTCTAACTCAGGTGGAGTTGGATACTAACCACATTCTAAATGATGGAACAAAGATTTATTAAAACTACACTTCTTCTAATTATTTTCCAATGCGCTTTTTCCCCGTTATTGGGGCAAACTAAATATTTTATTGCATTTACCGACAAGCAAAACAACCTTTACTCACTTGATAATCCCGAAAAGTTTCTCTCAAGCAGAGCAATTGAAAGGAGAACAACACAAAACATCCCTATTACAGAAGAAGACTTACCTGTCTCCAATACATATATAGAACAGCTCGCCAGCCTCACAACCACCATTCACTACCCTTTAAAATGGTTTAACGGTGTTGTTGCTACCGTTGACCCAAACAACATTGCCAGCATACAAGACCTACCCTTTGTTAAAAGCATCACAAAAATCTATGAACCTGTTAAATCGCAGAAACAAATTAACACTGATTGGAAAACAGCAAGTGAAGTTTTACAGACAAAAAAGCAATCAACATCATTAAATTACGGGATTTCATTCAACCAAATAGCGATGCACAATGGTCACCTTTTTCACAATAACGGTTACCTAGGCGAAGGAATTACAATTGCTATTCTTGATGCTGGATTTTTAAATGTTAACACACACTATGCTTTTGATAGCCTTTGGGCTAATCAACAAATCTTAGGTACTCGCGATTTTGTCGACCCCTCTTCAAACATATTTGCAGAGCACTACCACGGAGCCATGGTTTTATCTACCATAGGAGGATATGCCGATGGCATGCTAATAGGCACCGCCCCAAAAGCTAATTTCTGGCTTATTAGAACC containing:
- a CDS encoding glucosaminidase domain-containing protein; this translates as MVRLIRSLGIFLLLTGFFTAALAQKKISREEYISRYSYIAIQNMKKYGVPASITLAQALLESDNGNSTLAVKANNHFGIKCHKNWKGGRIYHDDDRKGECFRKYRSPEQSFTDHSLFLRGSSRYDFLFKLDPTDYKAWARGLKKAGYATNPNYANLLIQIIEDNQLYRFDKGVDVKVSPPSDYLADVDSYSVDIYNSRKVFVRNRIKYIVVKEGDTFESLTKDLSLMPWQLYKYNDLTKDSTLREGQELYIQPKRRRADRSHPVHTVEPGETMYSISQRFGVKLKHLYRKNRMKQGEEPEVGDVIYLRRKKPL
- the fmt gene encoding methionyl-tRNA formyltransferase — translated: MPQATFPRIVYMGTPDFAVEPLKEILESGYNVSAVVTVPDKPAGRGLKFKPSPVKTFAQEKNLPILQPSKLKDPDFINELKKINPDIIVVVAFRMLPKEVWQLPKIGTFNLHASLLPQYRGAAPINWAIINGETQTGVTTFLLDEQIDTGNILLQEVVPISEDESAGELHDKLMLVGSKLVVETINLLAKGDYKPIPQSQISVEGEIKSAPKIFKETCKIDWDSPVSKIYNHIRGLSPYPAAWSELKIKKGDVESTTSIKIYSAEKTNFHPSAKPGTIATDHKSFINVNCSDGVLSLKRIQVAGKKAMNVDEFLRGLNNTELIEML
- the dnaK gene encoding molecular chaperone DnaK, which gives rise to MSKIIGIDLGTTNSCVAVMEGNEPVVITNSEGKRTTPSVVAFTDNGERKVGDPAKRQAIINPQKTIFSIKRFMGETYDKVAQVEIPRVPYKIVKGDNNTPRVDIDGRLYTPQEISSMILQKMKKTAEDYLGQEVTEAVITVPAYFSDSQRQATKEAGEIAGLKVRRIINEPTAAALAYGLDKQNKDLKVAVYDLGGGTFDISILELGDGVFEVKSTNGDTHLGGDDFDQVIIDWLAEEFLKDEGVDLRKDPMALQRLKEAAEKAKIELSSTTSTEINLPYIMPVNGIPKHLVKTLTRAQFEKLADDLVQRTIEPCKKALADAGLQPSDIDEVILVGGSTRIPKVQEVVEKFFGRKPNKSVNPDEVVAVGAAIQGGVLTGEVKDVLLLDVTPLSLGIETLGGVFTKLIEANTTIPTKKTEVFTTAADNQPSVEIHVLQGERPLAKDNKTIGRFHLDGIPPAPRGVPQIEVTFDIDANGILHVTAKDRGTGKEQKIRIEASSGLSEDEIKRMREEAKRNEEADRKEKERIEKINAADSLIFQTEKQLKEFGDKIPADKKGPIEAALGKLKEAHKSQDLAAIETATNELNTAWQAASEEIYKAQSEANANPGQQANAGSSNSSSDNDQEVTDVDFEEVK
- the panB gene encoding 3-methyl-2-oxobutanoate hydroxymethyltransferase gives rise to the protein MSSESKVKVVTTHVLHEMKLRGEKIAMLTAYDYSMARILDAAGVDVLLVGDSASNVMAGHISTLPITLDQMIYHASSVVRAVKRALVVVDMPFGTYQGNSKLALRSAIRIMKESGADAVKMEGGSEIIDSVERILSAGIPVMGHLGLTPQSIHKFGTYVVRAREEAEAKKLIEDAHLLEETGCFSIVLEKIPAKLGAQVASELKIPVIGIGAGNGVDGQVLVTHDMLGINQEFSPRFLRRYHNLYAEMMGAFQAYINDVKSLDFPNEKEQY
- a CDS encoding RluA family pseudouridine synthase, translated to MAEKISSDRIIYEDNHFIAVNKECGEIVQSDKTGDVPLIDKVKQFIKERDSKPGRVFLEVTHRIDRPVSGVVLFAKTSKGLSRINNLFQEGKIQKKYWAIVKNMPPKDSDTLVHYILRDSKKNKSYAYHRDVKGSKIARLEYELVGRTQNYYLLSINLITGRHHQIRAQLSKIGCPIRGDLKYGYPRSNPDGGINLHSRIFAFTHPISGDAIRIVADPPNDKLWEQFMLLGVDL
- a CDS encoding toxin-antitoxin system YwqK family antitoxin; translated protein: MKKLTTLSFIILSFVAFSQSNTEINKLDNQNRKQGYWCKHYRNGKMAYEGWFVNDKPVGEFKRYHENGVLKALLEYTENSPIVKVTFYNTSGIKISTGFYKHQKKDSLWQYYSSKGNVIYEERYSNGLKHGRSKSYYKSGKIKESAMYSNGKLNGVLVLFFENGQNKSVIPYKNGTIDGKMTVYYPNGNIRVEGLYVKGLKEGEWKLYAEDGTLTQKIKYKKGIPENFDELVKKESDYLNSLIKNAGKIKEPDINDISNSGGVGY